The Brevinematales bacterium DNA window TTATAAAAAACGGACGCCTTCGCGATCTCCCGGGCGCGTTCCTTGAATATTTCGAGCGGGAGCTCGTCCTTCGCCTTCCGGTAGTACTCGTCGAACGAAAAAAACTCTATCTGACGGTCGGATATTATGATTTCCAGTTCGCCGAGGTAGGAAATCTCAAAGTCGATGCCCCGGACGAAAAACTCCTCGCCGATAACGAGGTACTCCTCGACACGCCTGACGATACCGTTCGCGTGAAAATCCATGGGATTCAGCAGATGCGCCTTGAGAAGGATGACGTTCCGGTACTGGATCCATTCGAACGTGTTGTCGAATATCCGGTACTTCGCGTAGAACGGCGAGAAAGAACACGGCCCGATATGGATATCGGAGCAATAAGCGGGGTCGTCTTTATGCATCGGGTTGAGCACAGGCGACGGATCGGGCATCCCGACGTTATAGAAGAACTTACTCCAGCTCTTCCCTTCCTTCAGGATGGAAAAAAATAATCCCTCGCCCTTTTCGTTCAGGAATTCGTTTATGCCGCGATTTCCGAAAAATCCGTACCGCATCCGCACTCCTGAATTTTATTTTAACCCCGTTTCTTCCTCGTTGAAAATTTCCGCCTCGAACTTATAGACCTTCGCGCCGTTCTCCCACGCGAACGGTTCGAGCCCGGCTTTACGGCAGGTCTCGTTCAGGAAACGCGTCCTGTCCCACCCGTACTCGGTGGCGACCTGCGGGAGCAGAAGCCCGCGGCGATATCCCTTTTCCATAATCAGGCCGTCCCGCCCGACTTGGATTTCCTCGAGATCGGACACTTCCTCGACGGGGTACAGGATGGATATTTCAATATCGAGGCCGGAATACTCCTTGAGCGAAAGGGGATAGAAACGCGGGTCATGGAACGCCGCCTGAATCGCCATATCCCCGACAGCCTCGCGGATCGGCTTCACACCCTCGACATACCCGATACACCCGCGGAGATTCCCCTGTATCGTCAATGTGACGAAGAGGCCGAATTTCCCCGAGAATACATCGTCGTCCATCGCCGGAACCGGCGCGGGCGACGGGACTTTCAGTTCCCGTTCTATAGCGACGCGCACCGCTTTCAGAAGCGTCTGCTGCTGCTCGCCGGTCAGTTTCAATTTTTCCATAACCCCCTCCTAACGAATCTT harbors:
- the amrA gene encoding AmmeMemoRadiSam system protein A is translated as MEKLKLTGEQQQTLLKAVRVAIERELKVPSPAPVPAMDDDVFSGKFGLFVTLTIQGNLRGCIGYVEGVKPIREAVGDMAIQAAFHDPRFYPLSLKEYSGLDIEISILYPVEEVSDLEEIQVGRDGLIMEKGYRRGLLLPQVATEYGWDRTRFLNETCRKAGLEPFAWENGAKVYKFEAEIFNEEETGLK